The following proteins come from a genomic window of Acanthopagrus latus isolate v.2019 chromosome 5, fAcaLat1.1, whole genome shotgun sequence:
- the LOC119019219 gene encoding bromodomain-containing protein 3-like isoform X1, with protein sequence MSDAPEAAPPSPPTLTNPPPPEVTNPTKPGRKTNQLQYMQNVVVKTLWKHQFAWPFYQPVDAIKLCLADYHKVIKNPMDMGTIKKRLENNYYWSASEAMQDFNTMFTNCYIYNKPTDDIVLMAQALEKIFLQKVAQMPQEEVALLPPAPKGKKQSKQSAAATTGTTVSQQAESSASPPPSYPSPSPSQTPVISTTPTPVQTTPPLSAPQPTATMMPSAQPVVKKKGVKRKADTTTPTTSAISAGRADSPSAQDTKPPKLGSSRREAAARPAKTRRETGEEVAVGEMGAGGGGAGVRKGGKLGEQMKHCDAILKEMLSKKHAAYAWPFYKPVDAEALELHDYHDIIKHPMDLSTVRKKMDKGEYTDPQSFATDVRLMFSNCYKYNPPDHEVVAMARKLQDVFEMRFAKIPDEGLEASVPSTTPLVSKSTASSDSSNNSSSDESSDSEEERATRLAELQEQVGAADQSQLKAVHEQLAVLSQAPVSKPKKKKEKKDKEKKKDKDKDKGNKGKMEEEKKPKAAAQQPKPANQKKAPARKANSTVTATRQPKKGSKASGGGSANGDDGEESSLPMSYDEKRQLSLDINRLPGEKLGRVVHIIQSREPSLRDSNPDEIEIDFETLKPSTLRELERYVKSCLQKKQRKLLQKAAGGGASGGGASRLSGSSSSSSDDSSSTGTSSSSDTD encoded by the exons ATGTCGGACGCCCCTGAGGCTGCGCCCCCCAGCCCCCCCACCCTCACCAACCCGCCCCCACCTGAGGTCACCAACCCCACCAAACCTGGCAG GAAGACGAACCAGCTGCAGTACATGCAGAACGTCGTGGTGAAGACTCTGTGGAAGCATCAGTTCGCCTGGCCCTTCTACCAGCCTGTGGACGCTATCAAGCTCTGCCTCGCC GACTACCACAAAGTGATCAAGAACCCGATGGACATGGGAACCATCAAGAAACGTCTGGAGAACAATTATTACTGGAGCGCCAGTGAGGCCATGCAGGACTTCAACACCATGTTCACCAACTGTTACATCTACAACAAG CCCACAGATGACATCGTCCTCATGGCTCAGGCTTTAGAGAAAATCTTCCTTCAGAAAGTCGCTCAGATGCCTCAAGAGGAAGTCGCTCTGCTGCCGCCGGCGCCCAAAGGCAAGAAACAGAGCAAGCAGTCCGCCGCCGCCACTACAGgtactacag tgaGTCAGCAGGCGGAGTCTTcagcctcccctcccccctcctacccctccccctccccctcccagaCACCTGTCATCTCGACCACACCCACGCCCGTCCAGACCACGCCCCCTCTGTCTGCCCCGCAGCCCACGGCAACCATGATGCCATCTGCACAGCCTGTCGTTAAG AAGAAAGGTGTGAAGAGGAAAGCCGACACCACCACTCCAACCACGTCGGCCATCTCTGCTGGTCGCGCAGACTCTCCGTCTGCTCAGGACACCAAACCGCCCAAACTGGGCTCGTCCCGCCGCGAGGCAGCCGCCCGCCCTGCCAAGACCCGCAGGGAGACGGGCGAGGAAGTGGCTGTGGGCGAGATGGGAGCCGGTGGAGGCGGGGCCGGGGTAAGGAAGGGTGGCAAGCTGGGCGAGCAGATGAAGCACTGCGACGCCATCCTGAAGGAGATGCTCTCGAAGAAACACGCCGCCTACGCCTGGCCCTTCTACAAGCCGGTCGACGCCGAGGCTCTGGAGCTGCACGACtaccatgacatcatcaaacaccCCATGGACCTCAGCACCGTCCGG AAAAAGATGGATAAAGGAGAATACACCGATCCTCAGAGCTTCGCCACTGACGTCAGGTTAATGTTCTCCAACTGCTACAAGTACAATCCTCCAGACCACGAGGTGGTGGCCATGGCCCGCAAGCTGCAG GATGTGTTCGAGATGCGTTTTGCTAAGATACCCGACGAGGGCCTCGAGGCGTCAGTCCCATCTACAACACCATTGGTCAGTAAAAGCACTgcctcctctgacagcagcaacaactccTCCTCCGACGAATCGTCCGACTCAGAGGAGGAGCGAGCCACGCGATTGGCTGAGCTACAGGAGCAGGTTGGTGCTGCCGACCAATCACAG TTGAAGGCGGTGCACGAGCAGCTGGCCGTCCTGTCCCAGGCTCCCGTCAGCAagccaaagaagaagaaagagaagaaggacaaggagaagaagaaagacaaggacaaagacaaaggGAACAAGGgcaagatggaggaagagaagaagccCAAGGCCGCCGCTCAGCAGCCcaaaccagccaatcagaagaagGCTCCGGCCAGGAAAGCCAACAGCACAGTGACCGCCACCAG gcaACCGAAGAAAGGCAGTAAGGCGTCCGGCGGTGGATCAGCCAATGGAGACGACGGCGAGGAGTCGTCCCTGCCCATGTCGTATGACGAGAAGCGGCAGCTGAGTCTGGATATAAACCGGCTGCCGGGGGAGAAGCTGGGCCGCGTCGTCCACATCATCCAGTCCAGAGAGCCGTCGCTGAGGGACTCGAACCCAGACGAGATCGAGATCGACTTCGAGACCCTCAAACCCTCCACGCTCCGAGAGCTGGAGCGCTACGTCAAGTCCTGCctgcagaagaagcagaggaaacTACTGC agAAAGCAGCAGGGGGTGGGGCCTCGGGAGGCGGGGCTAGTCGTTTGAGTggcagctcctcttcctcctctgatgaCAGCTCCTCAACAGgaacctcctcttcctctgacacagactga
- the LOC119019219 gene encoding bromodomain-containing protein 3-like isoform X3 encodes MSDAPEAAPPSPPTLTNPPPPEVTNPTKPGRKTNQLQYMQNVVVKTLWKHQFAWPFYQPVDAIKLCLADYHKVIKNPMDMGTIKKRLENNYYWSASEAMQDFNTMFTNCYIYNKPTDDIVLMAQALEKIFLQKVAQMPQEEVALLPPAPKGKKQSKQSAAATTGTTVSQQAESSASPPPSYPSPSPSQTPVISTTPTPVQTTPPLSAPQPTATMMPSAQPVVKKKGVKRKADTTTPTTSAISAGRADSPSAQDTKPPKLGSSRREAAARPAKTRRETGEEVAVGEMGAGGGGAGVRKGGKLGEQMKHCDAILKEMLSKKHAAYAWPFYKPVDAEALELHDYHDIIKHPMDLSTVRKKMDKGEYTDPQSFATDVRLMFSNCYKYNPPDHEVVAMARKLQDVFEMRFAKIPDEGLEASVPSTTPLVSKSTASSDSSNNSSSDESSDSEEERATRLAELQEQLKAVHEQLAVLSQAPVSKPKKKKEKKDKEKKKDKDKDKGNKGKMEEEKKPKAAAQQPKPANQKKAPARKANSTVTATRQPKKGSKASGGGSANGDDGEESSLPMSYDEKRQLSLDINRLPGEKLGRVVHIIQSREPSLRDSNPDEIEIDFETLKPSTLRELERYVKSCLQKKQRKLLQKAAGGGASGGGASRLSGSSSSSSDDSSSTGTSSSSDTD; translated from the exons ATGTCGGACGCCCCTGAGGCTGCGCCCCCCAGCCCCCCCACCCTCACCAACCCGCCCCCACCTGAGGTCACCAACCCCACCAAACCTGGCAG GAAGACGAACCAGCTGCAGTACATGCAGAACGTCGTGGTGAAGACTCTGTGGAAGCATCAGTTCGCCTGGCCCTTCTACCAGCCTGTGGACGCTATCAAGCTCTGCCTCGCC GACTACCACAAAGTGATCAAGAACCCGATGGACATGGGAACCATCAAGAAACGTCTGGAGAACAATTATTACTGGAGCGCCAGTGAGGCCATGCAGGACTTCAACACCATGTTCACCAACTGTTACATCTACAACAAG CCCACAGATGACATCGTCCTCATGGCTCAGGCTTTAGAGAAAATCTTCCTTCAGAAAGTCGCTCAGATGCCTCAAGAGGAAGTCGCTCTGCTGCCGCCGGCGCCCAAAGGCAAGAAACAGAGCAAGCAGTCCGCCGCCGCCACTACAGgtactacag tgaGTCAGCAGGCGGAGTCTTcagcctcccctcccccctcctacccctccccctccccctcccagaCACCTGTCATCTCGACCACACCCACGCCCGTCCAGACCACGCCCCCTCTGTCTGCCCCGCAGCCCACGGCAACCATGATGCCATCTGCACAGCCTGTCGTTAAG AAGAAAGGTGTGAAGAGGAAAGCCGACACCACCACTCCAACCACGTCGGCCATCTCTGCTGGTCGCGCAGACTCTCCGTCTGCTCAGGACACCAAACCGCCCAAACTGGGCTCGTCCCGCCGCGAGGCAGCCGCCCGCCCTGCCAAGACCCGCAGGGAGACGGGCGAGGAAGTGGCTGTGGGCGAGATGGGAGCCGGTGGAGGCGGGGCCGGGGTAAGGAAGGGTGGCAAGCTGGGCGAGCAGATGAAGCACTGCGACGCCATCCTGAAGGAGATGCTCTCGAAGAAACACGCCGCCTACGCCTGGCCCTTCTACAAGCCGGTCGACGCCGAGGCTCTGGAGCTGCACGACtaccatgacatcatcaaacaccCCATGGACCTCAGCACCGTCCGG AAAAAGATGGATAAAGGAGAATACACCGATCCTCAGAGCTTCGCCACTGACGTCAGGTTAATGTTCTCCAACTGCTACAAGTACAATCCTCCAGACCACGAGGTGGTGGCCATGGCCCGCAAGCTGCAG GATGTGTTCGAGATGCGTTTTGCTAAGATACCCGACGAGGGCCTCGAGGCGTCAGTCCCATCTACAACACCATTGGTCAGTAAAAGCACTgcctcctctgacagcagcaacaactccTCCTCCGACGAATCGTCCGACTCAGAGGAGGAGCGAGCCACGCGATTGGCTGAGCTACAGGAGCAG TTGAAGGCGGTGCACGAGCAGCTGGCCGTCCTGTCCCAGGCTCCCGTCAGCAagccaaagaagaagaaagagaagaaggacaaggagaagaagaaagacaaggacaaagacaaaggGAACAAGGgcaagatggaggaagagaagaagccCAAGGCCGCCGCTCAGCAGCCcaaaccagccaatcagaagaagGCTCCGGCCAGGAAAGCCAACAGCACAGTGACCGCCACCAG gcaACCGAAGAAAGGCAGTAAGGCGTCCGGCGGTGGATCAGCCAATGGAGACGACGGCGAGGAGTCGTCCCTGCCCATGTCGTATGACGAGAAGCGGCAGCTGAGTCTGGATATAAACCGGCTGCCGGGGGAGAAGCTGGGCCGCGTCGTCCACATCATCCAGTCCAGAGAGCCGTCGCTGAGGGACTCGAACCCAGACGAGATCGAGATCGACTTCGAGACCCTCAAACCCTCCACGCTCCGAGAGCTGGAGCGCTACGTCAAGTCCTGCctgcagaagaagcagaggaaacTACTGC agAAAGCAGCAGGGGGTGGGGCCTCGGGAGGCGGGGCTAGTCGTTTGAGTggcagctcctcttcctcctctgatgaCAGCTCCTCAACAGgaacctcctcttcctctgacacagactga
- the LOC119019219 gene encoding bromodomain-containing protein 3-like isoform X2 yields the protein MSDAPEAAPPSPPTLTNPPPPEVTNPTKPGRKTNQLQYMQNVVVKTLWKHQFAWPFYQPVDAIKLCLADYHKVIKNPMDMGTIKKRLENNYYWSASEAMQDFNTMFTNCYIYNKPTDDIVLMAQALEKIFLQKVAQMPQEEVALLPPAPKGKKQSKQSAAATTVSQQAESSASPPPSYPSPSPSQTPVISTTPTPVQTTPPLSAPQPTATMMPSAQPVVKKKGVKRKADTTTPTTSAISAGRADSPSAQDTKPPKLGSSRREAAARPAKTRRETGEEVAVGEMGAGGGGAGVRKGGKLGEQMKHCDAILKEMLSKKHAAYAWPFYKPVDAEALELHDYHDIIKHPMDLSTVRKKMDKGEYTDPQSFATDVRLMFSNCYKYNPPDHEVVAMARKLQDVFEMRFAKIPDEGLEASVPSTTPLVSKSTASSDSSNNSSSDESSDSEEERATRLAELQEQVGAADQSQLKAVHEQLAVLSQAPVSKPKKKKEKKDKEKKKDKDKDKGNKGKMEEEKKPKAAAQQPKPANQKKAPARKANSTVTATRQPKKGSKASGGGSANGDDGEESSLPMSYDEKRQLSLDINRLPGEKLGRVVHIIQSREPSLRDSNPDEIEIDFETLKPSTLRELERYVKSCLQKKQRKLLQKAAGGGASGGGASRLSGSSSSSSDDSSSTGTSSSSDTD from the exons ATGTCGGACGCCCCTGAGGCTGCGCCCCCCAGCCCCCCCACCCTCACCAACCCGCCCCCACCTGAGGTCACCAACCCCACCAAACCTGGCAG GAAGACGAACCAGCTGCAGTACATGCAGAACGTCGTGGTGAAGACTCTGTGGAAGCATCAGTTCGCCTGGCCCTTCTACCAGCCTGTGGACGCTATCAAGCTCTGCCTCGCC GACTACCACAAAGTGATCAAGAACCCGATGGACATGGGAACCATCAAGAAACGTCTGGAGAACAATTATTACTGGAGCGCCAGTGAGGCCATGCAGGACTTCAACACCATGTTCACCAACTGTTACATCTACAACAAG CCCACAGATGACATCGTCCTCATGGCTCAGGCTTTAGAGAAAATCTTCCTTCAGAAAGTCGCTCAGATGCCTCAAGAGGAAGTCGCTCTGCTGCCGCCGGCGCCCAAAGGCAAGAAACAGAGCAAGCAGTCCGCCGCCGCCACTACAG tgaGTCAGCAGGCGGAGTCTTcagcctcccctcccccctcctacccctccccctccccctcccagaCACCTGTCATCTCGACCACACCCACGCCCGTCCAGACCACGCCCCCTCTGTCTGCCCCGCAGCCCACGGCAACCATGATGCCATCTGCACAGCCTGTCGTTAAG AAGAAAGGTGTGAAGAGGAAAGCCGACACCACCACTCCAACCACGTCGGCCATCTCTGCTGGTCGCGCAGACTCTCCGTCTGCTCAGGACACCAAACCGCCCAAACTGGGCTCGTCCCGCCGCGAGGCAGCCGCCCGCCCTGCCAAGACCCGCAGGGAGACGGGCGAGGAAGTGGCTGTGGGCGAGATGGGAGCCGGTGGAGGCGGGGCCGGGGTAAGGAAGGGTGGCAAGCTGGGCGAGCAGATGAAGCACTGCGACGCCATCCTGAAGGAGATGCTCTCGAAGAAACACGCCGCCTACGCCTGGCCCTTCTACAAGCCGGTCGACGCCGAGGCTCTGGAGCTGCACGACtaccatgacatcatcaaacaccCCATGGACCTCAGCACCGTCCGG AAAAAGATGGATAAAGGAGAATACACCGATCCTCAGAGCTTCGCCACTGACGTCAGGTTAATGTTCTCCAACTGCTACAAGTACAATCCTCCAGACCACGAGGTGGTGGCCATGGCCCGCAAGCTGCAG GATGTGTTCGAGATGCGTTTTGCTAAGATACCCGACGAGGGCCTCGAGGCGTCAGTCCCATCTACAACACCATTGGTCAGTAAAAGCACTgcctcctctgacagcagcaacaactccTCCTCCGACGAATCGTCCGACTCAGAGGAGGAGCGAGCCACGCGATTGGCTGAGCTACAGGAGCAGGTTGGTGCTGCCGACCAATCACAG TTGAAGGCGGTGCACGAGCAGCTGGCCGTCCTGTCCCAGGCTCCCGTCAGCAagccaaagaagaagaaagagaagaaggacaaggagaagaagaaagacaaggacaaagacaaaggGAACAAGGgcaagatggaggaagagaagaagccCAAGGCCGCCGCTCAGCAGCCcaaaccagccaatcagaagaagGCTCCGGCCAGGAAAGCCAACAGCACAGTGACCGCCACCAG gcaACCGAAGAAAGGCAGTAAGGCGTCCGGCGGTGGATCAGCCAATGGAGACGACGGCGAGGAGTCGTCCCTGCCCATGTCGTATGACGAGAAGCGGCAGCTGAGTCTGGATATAAACCGGCTGCCGGGGGAGAAGCTGGGCCGCGTCGTCCACATCATCCAGTCCAGAGAGCCGTCGCTGAGGGACTCGAACCCAGACGAGATCGAGATCGACTTCGAGACCCTCAAACCCTCCACGCTCCGAGAGCTGGAGCGCTACGTCAAGTCCTGCctgcagaagaagcagaggaaacTACTGC agAAAGCAGCAGGGGGTGGGGCCTCGGGAGGCGGGGCTAGTCGTTTGAGTggcagctcctcttcctcctctgatgaCAGCTCCTCAACAGgaacctcctcttcctctgacacagactga
- the LOC119019225 gene encoding putative uncharacterized protein BRD3OS, with protein sequence MSDCDPPAVEEALGPHGSPGLPGHPGPGRLPLAEKAMSEAFARLRYRDTSLLIWQQQQQDLQVAPPSTYLNRSQSAWYSSFGNQAVLVRDKKGLEDTDGRSRICSVM encoded by the coding sequence ATGTCGGACTGTGATCCACCTGCTGTAGAGGAGGCTCTTGGACCCCATGGTTCCCCTGGTCTCCCTGGTCATCCTGGACCTGGTCGCCTCCCTCTGGCAGAGAAGGCCATGTCTGAGGCCTTTGCGAGGCTGCGGTATCGCGACACATCCCTGCTGATctggcaacagcagcagcaggacctgCAGGTGGCTCCGCCTTCCACCTACCTGAACCGGAGCCAGTCAGCCTGGTACAGCAGCTTTGGGAACCAGGCTGTCCTGGTTCGAGACAAAAAGGGGCTGGAGGACACAGATGGACGGTCCAGGATCTGCAGCGTCATGTAG
- the phf19 gene encoding PHD finger protein 19 isoform X2 → MFDHLIEAFCLEPQVSTGGGACRGGRGSDENEGEESSLSVGQFVLCHWSDGLYYLGKIQRVSPPRQSCFVTFEDNSKFWVLWKDIQHAGVPGEEPRCSVCREAEPNSDIQSNQNNQILICGKCGIGFHQQCHVPPVEGSIALSPWFCRRCVFALAVRKGGALKKGPIAKALSAMKQVLPYELDSLDWDSQHRTNQQQCYCYCGGPGEWYLKMLQCFRCQQWFHEACTQCLQESMMFGDRFYLFLCSACNKGSEYVRRLSLRWVDLVHLVLYNLSVSSKKKYFELDEILAFVSENWEPLQLGKLSNTPPSERGQHLLDALNKYKSKFLCGKEIKKRKCIFRLRTRVPPNPPSKLFPERAQNDGGRGRKKGVVRNSVSAERKKRKSKWLLEDAIPNNELSCSWTSNHHMANIFDFTLDELQSLKSSSRTVSIDQDSTDASTSGSATTSASYHFRRRVGSRKRKLPSNSYSQWANRSEAGEELGGEEPSGMLEDQDAPNHTHLTTDPSHLLSDPSQMGSDSSHLHSSISSYFGVAGRLTNGERYQVLARRVTPQGTVQYLLEWEGTTPY, encoded by the exons ATGTTTGACCACCTGATTGAAGCCTTCTGTCTGGAGCCTCAGGTGTCTACAGGGGGTGGGGCATGTCGAGGGGGGCGTGGCTCGGATGAGAACGAGGGTGAGGAGTCCAGTCTGAGTGTGGGACAGTTTGTCCTCTGTCATTGGTCAGATGGCCTCTACTACCTGGGCAAGATCCAGAGG GTGAGCCCACCTAGACAGAGCTGCTTTGTCACGTTTGAGGACAACTCCAAGTTCTGGGTCCTCTGGAAGGACATCCAACACG cCGGAGTGCCGGGGGAGGAGCCCCGCTGCTCTGTGTGTCGGGAGGCGGAGCCAAATTCTGATATCCAgtcaaaccaaaacaaccagATCCTCATCTGTGGGAAATGTGGCATTG gttTCCACCAGCAGTGTCATGTTCCTCCAGTAGAGGGCAGCATCGCTCTCAGTCCCTGGTTCTGTAGACGCTGTGTATTTGCTTTGGCTGTcagg AAAGGGGGCGCTCTGAAGAAAGGTCCTATAGCCAAAGCTCTGTCAGCCATGAAGCAGGTGTTGCCGTatgagctggactctctggacTGGGACTCTCAACACCGgaccaatcagcagcagtgttactgttactgtggAGGCCCCGGAGA GTGGTACCTGAagatgctgcagtgtttcaggtGTCAGCAGTGGTTCCATGAAGCCTGCACACAGTGCCTGCAGGAGTCCATGATGTTCGGGGACAG GTTCTACCTGTTCCTGTGTTCTGCCTGTAATAAAGGATCAGAGTACGTGCGgcgtctgtctctcaggtggGTCGACCTGGTTCACCTGGTCCTCTAcaacctgtcagtcagcagcaagAAGAAATACTTTGAGCTGGACGAGATCCTCGCCTTCGTCTCAGAGAACTGGGAACCTCTGCAGCTGGGCAAG CTGTCTAACACTCCTCCATCAGAGAGAGGGCAGCACCTGCTGGATGCTCTGAATAAATACAAGAGCAA gtttctGTGTGGGAAGGAGATCAAGAAGAGGAAGTGTATCTTCCGTCTGAGGACCAGAGTCCCCCCTAACCCCCCCTCTAAGCTTTTTCCTGAGCGTGCTCAGAACGACGGAGGGCGGGGCCGTAAGAAGGGCGTGGTCAGGAACAG tgtttcagctgagaggaagaagaggaagtccAAGTGGCTGCTAGAAGATGCCATCCCTAAT aACGAGCTGTCCTGCAGCTGGACGTCGAACCACCACATGGCCAACATCTTCGACTTCACCCTGGATGAACTGCAGAGCCTGAAAAG CTCTAGTCGGACTGTCAGTATTGATCAGGACTCCACTGACGCCTCCACATCAGGCTCTGCTACGACGAGCGCCTCCTATCACTTCAG GAGGAGGGTaggcagcaggaagaggaagttgCCTAGCAACAGCTATAGCCAGTGGGCCAATCGCAGTGAAGCAGGGGAGGAGCTTGGAGGAGAAGAGCCTTCTGGGATGCTGGAGGACCAGGATGCTCCCAACCACACCCACCTGACCACAGACCCCTCCCACCTCCTATCAGACCCCTCCCAGATGGGCTCTGACTCCTCCCACCTccactcctccatctcctcgtATTTTGGCGTGGCGGGCAGACTGACCAATGGGGAGAGGTACCAGGTGTTGGCTCGGCGGGTCACTCCTCAGGGGACGGTCCAGTACCTGCTTGAGTGGGAGGGGACAACACCTTATTAG
- the phf19 gene encoding PHD finger protein 19 isoform X1, with product MFDHLIEAFCLEPQVSTGGGACRGGRGSDENEGEESSLSVGQFVLCHWSDGLYYLGKIQRVSPPRQSCFVTFEDNSKFWVLWKDIQHAGVPGEEPRCSVCREAEPNSDIQSNQNNQILICGKCGIGFHQQCHVPPVEGSIALSPWFCRRCVFALAVRKGGALKKGPIAKALSAMKQVLPYELDSLDWDSQHRTNQQQCYCYCGGPGEWYLKMLQCFRCQQWFHEACTQCLQESMMFGDRFYLFLCSACNKGSEYVRRLSLRWVDLVHLVLYNLSVSSKKKYFELDEILAFVSENWEPLQLGKLSNTPPSERGQHLLDALNKYKSKFLCGKEIKKRKCIFRLRTRVPPNPPSKLFPERAQNDGGRGRKKGVVRNSVSAERKKRKSKWLLEDAIPNNELSCSWTSNHHMANIFDFTLDELQSLKSSSSRTVSIDQDSTDASTSGSATTSASYHFRRRVGSRKRKLPSNSYSQWANRSEAGEELGGEEPSGMLEDQDAPNHTHLTTDPSHLLSDPSQMGSDSSHLHSSISSYFGVAGRLTNGERYQVLARRVTPQGTVQYLLEWEGTTPY from the exons ATGTTTGACCACCTGATTGAAGCCTTCTGTCTGGAGCCTCAGGTGTCTACAGGGGGTGGGGCATGTCGAGGGGGGCGTGGCTCGGATGAGAACGAGGGTGAGGAGTCCAGTCTGAGTGTGGGACAGTTTGTCCTCTGTCATTGGTCAGATGGCCTCTACTACCTGGGCAAGATCCAGAGG GTGAGCCCACCTAGACAGAGCTGCTTTGTCACGTTTGAGGACAACTCCAAGTTCTGGGTCCTCTGGAAGGACATCCAACACG cCGGAGTGCCGGGGGAGGAGCCCCGCTGCTCTGTGTGTCGGGAGGCGGAGCCAAATTCTGATATCCAgtcaaaccaaaacaaccagATCCTCATCTGTGGGAAATGTGGCATTG gttTCCACCAGCAGTGTCATGTTCCTCCAGTAGAGGGCAGCATCGCTCTCAGTCCCTGGTTCTGTAGACGCTGTGTATTTGCTTTGGCTGTcagg AAAGGGGGCGCTCTGAAGAAAGGTCCTATAGCCAAAGCTCTGTCAGCCATGAAGCAGGTGTTGCCGTatgagctggactctctggacTGGGACTCTCAACACCGgaccaatcagcagcagtgttactgttactgtggAGGCCCCGGAGA GTGGTACCTGAagatgctgcagtgtttcaggtGTCAGCAGTGGTTCCATGAAGCCTGCACACAGTGCCTGCAGGAGTCCATGATGTTCGGGGACAG GTTCTACCTGTTCCTGTGTTCTGCCTGTAATAAAGGATCAGAGTACGTGCGgcgtctgtctctcaggtggGTCGACCTGGTTCACCTGGTCCTCTAcaacctgtcagtcagcagcaagAAGAAATACTTTGAGCTGGACGAGATCCTCGCCTTCGTCTCAGAGAACTGGGAACCTCTGCAGCTGGGCAAG CTGTCTAACACTCCTCCATCAGAGAGAGGGCAGCACCTGCTGGATGCTCTGAATAAATACAAGAGCAA gtttctGTGTGGGAAGGAGATCAAGAAGAGGAAGTGTATCTTCCGTCTGAGGACCAGAGTCCCCCCTAACCCCCCCTCTAAGCTTTTTCCTGAGCGTGCTCAGAACGACGGAGGGCGGGGCCGTAAGAAGGGCGTGGTCAGGAACAG tgtttcagctgagaggaagaagaggaagtccAAGTGGCTGCTAGAAGATGCCATCCCTAAT aACGAGCTGTCCTGCAGCTGGACGTCGAACCACCACATGGCCAACATCTTCGACTTCACCCTGGATGAACTGCAGAGCCTGAAAAG CAGCTCTAGTCGGACTGTCAGTATTGATCAGGACTCCACTGACGCCTCCACATCAGGCTCTGCTACGACGAGCGCCTCCTATCACTTCAG GAGGAGGGTaggcagcaggaagaggaagttgCCTAGCAACAGCTATAGCCAGTGGGCCAATCGCAGTGAAGCAGGGGAGGAGCTTGGAGGAGAAGAGCCTTCTGGGATGCTGGAGGACCAGGATGCTCCCAACCACACCCACCTGACCACAGACCCCTCCCACCTCCTATCAGACCCCTCCCAGATGGGCTCTGACTCCTCCCACCTccactcctccatctcctcgtATTTTGGCGTGGCGGGCAGACTGACCAATGGGGAGAGGTACCAGGTGTTGGCTCGGCGGGTCACTCCTCAGGGGACGGTCCAGTACCTGCTTGAGTGGGAGGGGACAACACCTTATTAG